The following coding sequences lie in one Deinococcus malanensis genomic window:
- a CDS encoding PAS domain S-box protein — MRALILQLRPVERRRDSYRDALGRMTRSLTAIQSVHEVVRTILDVGLYALGAAAGGVSIISADGQHVTVIGDNGDDQETSLRWEQFPLDEETPIGQAIRTRQPVFLGDHCFQTLFVHTQLTDSLRFKSTAVLPLLIGERVLGTVTLSFIEDRTFQADEQEFMQTVTDLCAPALDRARLQQEVDHQQIWFRTVNRNSSDIVTVSDGQGVIQYQSGSVERILGYTPQELTGVSVFDILHPEDHLAAQRALSQLQPGSEPISEILRMRHREGHWIWLESVATDLRHNEHIRGILVNSRDVSKRIEAERARKVSVEALQETEQNFRRLAENAGDLVRQYAPDGQLEYCSPNASDLLGYESEELLCLGPLDLLFEEDRSVLAAAFERQLPPDFTQETFEYRLKRKDGSLVWVETTFKAVRDQITQEVAAFITITRDIEQRKHAEFQVKAQLDRYQRLLEFTVSLEHLTDPLTVVREALQRCLTLTEYEYGFALRIDEGEPSVLAVEGQPPGMPVNHAEGLGQLPLSPLLQKALHCRELVVVADDESVMAPPEPLPRDGWRSFSVLPVPKGGAMDVVLVFGSTQAVKTSRETRLLLNNAAVRLGHALERSGHLEQLNTSREETLRALGLALEYRDYETKGHTDRVVHLTDLLGRALGFMGPDLDALRWGAFLHDTGKVAIPDTILLKPGKLNSEEWAVIQRHPSIGFEMLHHIPSLPAATLDVVRYHQERWNGSGYPLGLSGTDIPLAARVFAVVDVYDALTSERPYKQAWTHEAAIEQLCQEAGSLLDEGVVQAFLHVVKGHDEGHMKQVPEM, encoded by the coding sequence GTGCGTGCCCTCATCCTGCAACTCCGGCCGGTCGAGCGCCGCCGCGATTCGTACCGTGATGCCCTAGGACGAATGACGCGTTCTCTCACCGCAATCCAGAGCGTCCACGAGGTTGTGAGGACCATTCTCGATGTTGGTCTGTACGCTTTGGGCGCAGCTGCGGGTGGGGTAAGCATCATCAGCGCAGACGGTCAGCACGTCACAGTTATCGGCGACAACGGTGACGACCAGGAAACATCCTTGCGCTGGGAGCAATTTCCCCTGGACGAGGAGACCCCGATAGGGCAGGCTATCCGGACCCGCCAGCCAGTATTTCTGGGTGACCACTGCTTTCAAACGCTCTTTGTCCATACTCAACTCACCGATTCACTGAGATTCAAGAGTACCGCTGTGCTCCCCCTGTTGATTGGCGAACGCGTGCTGGGCACCGTCACACTTTCCTTTATCGAGGACCGGACTTTCCAAGCGGATGAGCAGGAATTCATGCAGACGGTCACGGACCTGTGTGCGCCCGCACTGGATCGTGCCCGGCTTCAACAGGAAGTTGATCATCAGCAAATCTGGTTTAGAACCGTTAACCGTAACAGCTCCGACATCGTGACAGTGAGTGATGGGCAAGGAGTCATCCAGTATCAAAGCGGCAGCGTTGAGCGCATTCTGGGGTACACCCCCCAAGAACTGACCGGTGTAAGTGTTTTCGACATATTGCACCCTGAAGATCATCTTGCCGCTCAAAGGGCTCTATCTCAGCTGCAACCCGGGAGCGAACCGATTTCCGAGATTCTGCGCATGCGCCACCGTGAAGGTCATTGGATCTGGCTGGAGAGTGTCGCCACAGACTTACGGCACAATGAGCATATCCGTGGAATTCTGGTTAATTCGCGGGACGTTAGCAAACGCATTGAAGCGGAACGAGCTCGAAAGGTATCTGTTGAGGCCCTTCAGGAGACTGAGCAGAATTTTCGGCGCCTGGCCGAGAACGCGGGTGACCTCGTTCGGCAGTATGCTCCGGATGGTCAGCTTGAGTATTGCTCACCCAATGCCAGCGACCTGCTGGGCTATGAGAGTGAGGAACTCCTCTGCCTGGGTCCCCTTGATCTCCTGTTCGAGGAGGACCGATCCGTGCTGGCGGCGGCATTTGAGCGCCAGCTGCCTCCAGATTTCACCCAGGAGACGTTCGAATACCGCCTTAAACGCAAGGACGGCTCACTGGTCTGGGTAGAGACAACCTTTAAAGCGGTGCGGGATCAGATTACCCAAGAGGTGGCCGCGTTTATCACCATCACGCGGGATATCGAGCAGCGAAAACATGCCGAGTTTCAGGTCAAGGCCCAGCTCGACCGCTACCAACGGTTGCTGGAATTCACCGTGTCTCTCGAACACCTGACTGACCCGCTGACCGTCGTTAGGGAGGCTCTCCAGCGGTGTCTGACCCTGACCGAGTATGAATATGGCTTTGCGCTCAGGATCGACGAAGGGGAGCCGTCAGTTCTGGCCGTAGAAGGTCAGCCTCCAGGGATGCCGGTGAACCATGCTGAGGGTCTGGGTCAGCTTCCCCTGAGTCCCCTTCTGCAGAAGGCATTGCATTGCAGGGAACTGGTTGTGGTAGCCGACGATGAATCGGTCATGGCGCCTCCGGAGCCACTTCCCCGTGACGGTTGGCGCTCGTTCAGTGTCCTGCCCGTTCCCAAGGGTGGAGCGATGGATGTCGTCCTGGTCTTTGGAAGCACCCAGGCCGTGAAGACAAGTCGCGAAACCCGGCTTCTCCTTAACAATGCGGCCGTGCGGCTAGGCCACGCGTTGGAACGTTCTGGTCACCTTGAACAGCTCAACACGTCCCGGGAGGAAACATTGCGTGCTCTCGGGCTGGCACTGGAATATCGCGATTACGAGACAAAGGGCCATACGGACCGCGTGGTGCACCTGACCGACCTCCTGGGGCGCGCCCTGGGCTTTATGGGCCCCGACCTTGATGCCCTGCGTTGGGGAGCATTCCTCCATGACACAGGCAAAGTTGCAATCCCCGATACCATCCTTCTGAAACCCGGCAAACTTAATTCTGAGGAATGGGCGGTGATACAGCGTCACCCTTCAATTGGCTTCGAGATGCTACACCACATTCCATCGCTCCCGGCTGCAACGCTGGACGTGGTTCGTTATCATCAGGAACGCTGGAACGGCAGTGGCTACCCCTTAGGTCTTAGCGGAACAGATATTCCACTGGCAGCGCGGGTGTTTGCCGTGGTGGACGTTTACGATGCGTTGACCAGTGAGCGGCCTTACAAGCAGGCCTGGACCCATGAAGCTGCTATCGAACAATTATGCCAGGAAGCTGGCTCGTTACTGGATGAAGGCGTTGTACAAGCATTTCTTCATGTTGTCAAGGGTCATGACGAAGGGCATATGAAGCAGGTTCCAGAAATGTAG
- a CDS encoding GGDEF domain-containing protein, with protein MGIAHLLVGNHGRALVHQEEVLKQLDHVHSPTLKAVLLCDIGANFNHFGTPHDALTFLGQALAVTVEHDLHFSRILVRENLGQTLLQLGRLEEGEHFLKEGLDEAVAGGYDRWEAYLRCTLGEHLAMTGDVQAGYEHLIRATQVAQHVKDSYLASTSASTLGRALRRLGQLEDACHHLEMGLRIAQDADLLGPCKLAHQELSELLAQQGNFEKALRHFQQFHELAMKVQLEESRRHAQLLILQQELDREREQSESHRQTNDELRRAHSVMQRQAEELTRLASEDTLTGLANRRQFMRDLAVKKADGTSFAVTLIDVDHFKSVNDCFGHPVGDQVLIKLGQLFSQHTRADDAVARIGGEEFAVLLAVPDAVRAREVAERIREAVAAHGWNEIAPELAVTVSVGIVLGEEAEEQDNLLRLADARLYEAKQSGRNKVV; from the coding sequence ATGGGCATTGCCCACCTGCTTGTGGGAAACCATGGCCGCGCGCTCGTCCATCAGGAAGAAGTGCTCAAACAGCTCGACCATGTGCACTCGCCGACCCTCAAAGCGGTCCTGCTATGCGATATCGGGGCGAACTTCAACCACTTCGGCACGCCGCACGATGCCCTGACTTTTCTTGGACAGGCCCTGGCTGTCACGGTTGAGCATGACCTGCACTTTTCCCGGATTCTGGTGCGGGAGAACCTCGGGCAGACCTTATTGCAGCTCGGGCGCTTGGAAGAAGGAGAACACTTTCTCAAAGAGGGACTCGATGAAGCAGTCGCTGGAGGCTATGACCGTTGGGAAGCTTACCTCCGCTGCACCTTGGGCGAACATCTGGCCATGACAGGAGATGTCCAGGCAGGTTACGAACACCTGATCCGCGCAACCCAGGTTGCGCAGCATGTCAAAGACAGTTACCTGGCGTCTACATCTGCCTCAACGCTCGGCCGTGCTCTCCGGCGGTTGGGACAACTCGAGGATGCATGCCACCACCTCGAGATGGGACTGCGCATTGCGCAGGACGCGGACCTGCTAGGGCCGTGCAAACTCGCCCATCAGGAATTGAGTGAACTGCTTGCTCAGCAAGGGAACTTCGAGAAAGCACTTCGTCATTTCCAACAATTTCACGAACTGGCGATGAAGGTGCAGCTTGAAGAGTCACGCCGGCATGCTCAGCTGCTCATCCTGCAGCAGGAACTTGACCGTGAACGTGAGCAATCCGAGTCCCACCGTCAGACCAATGACGAGTTGCGCCGGGCGCATTCGGTGATGCAGCGGCAGGCGGAGGAACTCACCCGACTGGCCAGCGAAGATACGTTGACCGGGCTGGCGAACCGGCGTCAGTTTATGCGTGATCTTGCAGTAAAGAAAGCAGACGGCACATCGTTTGCGGTCACCCTTATTGACGTGGATCATTTCAAGAGTGTGAACGACTGCTTTGGTCATCCCGTGGGTGACCAGGTCCTGATCAAGCTGGGGCAGCTCTTTAGTCAACATACGCGGGCAGACGATGCTGTCGCCCGGATCGGGGGGGAAGAGTTCGCGGTCCTGCTGGCCGTTCCGGATGCAGTTCGGGCTCGGGAGGTGGCGGAACGCATTCGCGAAGCGGTTGCTGCTCATGGCTGGAACGAGATTGCTCCCGAGCTGGCCGTCACGGTCAGCGTGGGGATTGTGCTCGGTGAGGAAGCGGAGGAGCAGGACAATCTTCTGCGTCTTGCGGACGCCCGCTTATATGAAGCCAAACAATCTGGGCGCAATAAGGTGGTCTAG
- a CDS encoding DUF4011 domain-containing protein → MDGVAATLMPEQGMHALYMGVGFLEWYESPDSDKKRYAPIFLIPVTLERKNVSSGYRLVYSGDDVAGNEPLALRLRQDFGIEIPAVKVDEPDFEGYLAGVTQAVAGQKRWVVHQHAHLGFFSFSRYLMARDLEAGEVTRLEAAFGQSLPDDLRTLYLTFDGQASAEQAVALRLMSTAEVMRVHI, encoded by the coding sequence ATGGACGGGGTGGCGGCCACCCTCATGCCGGAGCAGGGAATGCATGCGCTGTACATGGGTGTGGGCTTCCTCGAATGGTACGAGAGCCCGGACAGTGACAAGAAGCGCTACGCCCCCATATTCCTGATTCCCGTGACGCTCGAGCGCAAGAACGTCTCGTCGGGCTACCGGTTGGTGTACAGCGGGGATGACGTGGCAGGGAACGAACCCCTGGCGTTGCGGCTGCGTCAGGACTTCGGAATCGAGATCCCTGCCGTGAAAGTGGATGAGCCTGACTTTGAGGGCTACCTGGCAGGCGTGACGCAGGCGGTCGCTGGCCAGAAACGCTGGGTGGTCCACCAACATGCCCATCTGGGATTCTTCTCGTTCAGCCGTTATCTGATGGCCCGCGATCTCGAGGCGGGTGAGGTCACCCGTCTCGAAGCAGCCTTCGGGCAGTCTTTGCCGGACGACCTGCGCACGCTCTACCTGACCTTTGACGGACAGGCGTCCGCGGAGCAGGCCGTCGCCCTTCGATTGATGAGCACAGCGGAAGTCATGCGAGTTCATATCTGA
- a CDS encoding serine hydrolase domain-containing protein, which yields MTPTNRERRVAPLLAALLLLSVAHPEANAMTKHPAGAAANTTSDDMTDRFGATLDALAAQGHFSGVVLLARHGVPVLERAYGTADARGTPITAHSRFPLASLSKMFTAVVIGQLVEEGLVTLDDPVRQHLPNVNFDLDGVTVRHLLTHTSGLVSQDFALLKPLVTVREFLGVPVPPRQHAPGAAHLYGNTNFVLLGAIIERVTGRDYYEEVERRVLRPAGMTESGAFELNTGRAPRLVDGFLPDGRTNGAVRVDRASPAGDWVATAGDLLKFSNALVGGTLLKATTRWSFTSPQVDVGEFGALKRAYGLGFVTNRIGNHAHFGHPGGAPGESTVLFVYPASGYTLIALSNRRADAVTLYYRFNALLSGTAL from the coding sequence ATGACCCCTACCAATCGCGAGCGCCGCGTGGCGCCGCTCCTCGCGGCCCTGCTGCTGCTCAGCGTGGCACACCCGGAAGCGAACGCCATGACAAAACACCCGGCCGGCGCAGCAGCGAACACGACCTCGGACGACATGACGGACCGCTTCGGCGCCACCCTGGACGCGCTCGCCGCGCAGGGACACTTCTCCGGAGTGGTCCTGCTCGCCCGGCACGGCGTGCCCGTCCTCGAACGCGCCTACGGCACGGCCGACGCCCGAGGCACACCGATCACCGCGCACAGCCGCTTCCCGCTTGCATCCCTCAGCAAAATGTTCACAGCCGTCGTCATCGGGCAACTCGTGGAAGAAGGGCTCGTGACCCTCGACGACCCGGTGCGCCAACACCTCCCGAACGTGAATTTCGACCTCGACGGTGTGACGGTCCGTCACCTCCTGACGCACACGTCTGGCCTGGTGAGCCAGGACTTCGCGCTTCTCAAACCCCTCGTCACCGTACGCGAGTTTCTCGGCGTCCCAGTTCCGCCACGTCAACACGCGCCCGGCGCGGCGCATCTGTATGGCAACACGAACTTCGTGTTGCTCGGCGCCATCATCGAGCGCGTCACGGGCCGCGACTACTACGAAGAGGTGGAGCGCCGCGTCCTGCGCCCCGCAGGGATGACCGAGAGCGGCGCCTTCGAGTTGAACACGGGCCGCGCGCCGCGCCTCGTGGATGGCTTCTTACCGGACGGGCGCACTAACGGAGCCGTCCGCGTGGATCGCGCCAGCCCCGCCGGGGACTGGGTGGCGACGGCGGGCGATCTTCTGAAGTTCTCCAACGCGCTCGTCGGGGGAACGCTCCTCAAGGCCACGACGCGCTGGAGCTTCACTTCGCCGCAGGTGGATGTCGGTGAATTCGGGGCGCTGAAGCGCGCCTACGGCTTGGGATTCGTTACGAACCGCATCGGCAACCACGCGCACTTCGGACATCCTGGCGGCGCGCCTGGCGAAAGCACGGTCCTGTTCGTGTACCCCGCGTCGGGCTACACGCTCATCGCGCTCAGCAACCGGAGGGCCGACGCTGTGACCCTCTACTACCGGTTCAATGCCCTGCTGAGCGGCACCGCGCTCTGA
- a CDS encoding penicillin-binding transpeptidase domain-containing protein, with amino-acid sequence MSSTPTHGRQVSRFTRPRLTIQNVLRYSSNVGISHIVEPYTDEKFRARLSQFGIGTAPELPLRCS; translated from the coding sequence GTGAGCAGTACACCTACGCATGGAAGACAGGTGTCGCGGTTTACCCGGCCGCGCCTGACGATCCAGAACGTGCTGCGTTACTCCTCGAACGTCGGCATCAGCCACATCGTTGAGCCCTATACCGATGAGAAGTTCCGCGCTCGCCTCTCGCAGTTCGGCATCGGCACTGCCCCCGAGCTTCCGCTTAGGTGTAGCTAA
- a CDS encoding SRPBCC family protein, whose amino-acid sequence MSLSPLASATSMVRIKLHQDIQRPPQAVFDYACQPQHAPNWMRRVLEVNGIRRATFTHNGQFLLITNILGRRVDLRYRLSITEHPLSLRLFSLCKPVPHAWHYMFEAYGDGTRVTAVIEGWPESFSRLTTPLMVYGLHREMRAMLLALKDLLEIGVVTSRGKGVTFLLPGAAMDGSVVEGAALPYHTR is encoded by the coding sequence GTGAGCCTGTCCCCGCTAGCCAGCGCCACAAGCATGGTTCGTATCAAACTTCATCAGGACATCCAGCGTCCCCCTCAAGCCGTGTTTGATTATGCCTGCCAGCCACAGCACGCCCCGAACTGGATGCGCAGGGTCCTAGAGGTGAACGGGATCCGTCGGGCGACCTTTACACACAATGGACAGTTCCTCCTCATTACAAACATTCTGGGTAGACGGGTGGACTTGCGGTACCGACTTTCGATTACCGAGCATCCATTGTCACTGCGGCTGTTCTCACTGTGTAAGCCGGTGCCGCATGCCTGGCACTACATGTTTGAAGCGTACGGTGACGGCACGCGCGTGACTGCAGTCATTGAGGGCTGGCCGGAATCATTTTCCCGACTGACGACGCCACTCATGGTGTATGGTCTGCATCGCGAGATGCGAGCCATGCTGCTCGCCCTTAAAGACCTGCTGGAAATCGGTGTGGTCACTTCACGCGGGAAGGGGGTTACGTTTCTACTTCCTGGAGCGGCCATGGACGGTTCTGTTGTGGAAGGCGCCGCTCTCCCCTATCACACCAGATGA
- a CDS encoding GGDEF domain-containing protein codes for MTPALPPSMAALKDELAQLQGQISRAGDVATQALLHREATYVALDIGDTGAALSHALSCLELARASHDLPLQVKAHVTLAIVQAEGYDDLGAAEQFRAAEKLAEQAGDHRGVALVVINAAHYLMERGQYLEAATRLHDLWHSPHVDALDLPESVELRQAFHINYVVSATEVLMPEASTDHDVLKPRLAESAGELRRLNAHRGNLTNALRTLDVLDALMRHALCEGDLTASRQLADEFVHLSSGVGSGTMSGRALFSRSRLMARMGQWAEAIDDAQAATAHFARDHQDLWVIRCREALADAYAHTRRYHEAFEMQRAVTRQVESLYRQNQQQRALLGQITQQAREADVRAAAFAEAALQDALTGIPNRAYAMQLLTDLHTQAPHAASIAVALLDLDHFKQVNDTWGHATGDLVLSRVAQTLRAEVRAGDSVARFGGEEFVVILTGVTLAEAQESCERLRRSLTGLDWNGFAPGLHTSGSFGVALLDRQRDLKATLLAADTALYQAKAAGRNQVRAVSEPVQR; via the coding sequence GTGACGCCGGCCCTTCCACCATCCATGGCGGCCCTGAAGGACGAACTTGCGCAACTTCAAGGGCAGATCAGCCGGGCAGGCGACGTAGCCACCCAGGCTCTGTTACACCGGGAGGCGACCTATGTGGCGCTGGATATCGGCGACACGGGCGCTGCACTGTCCCACGCCCTGTCCTGCCTGGAGCTGGCCCGCGCCAGCCACGACCTGCCCCTTCAGGTGAAAGCTCACGTGACCCTGGCAATCGTTCAGGCCGAAGGTTACGATGATCTGGGAGCCGCGGAGCAGTTCCGCGCCGCTGAGAAACTGGCCGAGCAGGCCGGAGATCACCGCGGCGTGGCCCTGGTGGTGATCAATGCCGCTCATTACCTGATGGAGCGCGGGCAGTACCTGGAGGCCGCCACCCGACTGCACGACCTGTGGCATTCCCCTCACGTGGATGCGCTGGACCTGCCGGAATCCGTTGAGCTCAGGCAGGCGTTCCACATCAATTACGTGGTGAGTGCCACTGAAGTGCTGATGCCGGAAGCGTCCACAGACCACGACGTCCTGAAACCGCGCCTCGCGGAGTCTGCCGGGGAGCTGCGAAGGCTGAATGCCCACCGGGGCAACCTGACGAATGCACTGCGTACCCTGGACGTTCTCGACGCCTTGATGCGCCACGCCTTGTGCGAGGGCGACCTGACGGCCTCACGGCAACTGGCCGACGAGTTTGTGCACCTGTCGTCCGGGGTGGGAAGCGGCACCATGTCCGGACGTGCGCTGTTCAGCCGCAGCCGGCTTATGGCACGCATGGGCCAGTGGGCGGAAGCGATTGACGACGCTCAGGCCGCCACCGCTCATTTCGCCCGGGATCATCAGGACCTGTGGGTGATCCGCTGCCGTGAAGCGCTGGCGGATGCTTACGCGCATACGCGGCGGTATCACGAAGCGTTCGAGATGCAGCGTGCAGTGACCCGGCAAGTGGAATCGCTCTACCGTCAGAACCAACAGCAGCGGGCGCTGCTCGGGCAAATCACGCAGCAGGCCCGGGAAGCAGACGTCCGGGCGGCAGCTTTCGCGGAGGCTGCCCTGCAAGACGCCCTGACTGGGATTCCCAACCGCGCTTACGCCATGCAACTGCTGACCGACCTGCACACTCAGGCGCCGCATGCTGCCAGCATTGCCGTCGCCCTGCTGGACCTGGACCATTTCAAACAAGTGAACGACACCTGGGGCCACGCGACAGGTGACCTGGTCCTCAGCCGAGTGGCGCAGACACTGAGGGCCGAAGTGCGGGCCGGCGACAGCGTCGCCCGATTCGGTGGTGAGGAGTTCGTGGTGATCCTGACCGGAGTGACGCTCGCGGAAGCCCAGGAGTCCTGCGAACGCCTGAGGCGCTCCCTGACGGGCCTTGACTGGAACGGCTTCGCTCCAGGCCTGCACACCTCCGGCAGTTTCGGTGTTGCCCTGCTCGACCGCCAGCGGGACCTGAAGGCCACGCTGCTCGCCGCCGACACCGCGCTGTACCAGGCGAAAGCAGCCGGTCGCAACCAGGTCCGGGCAGTATCGGAGCCCGTCCAGCGGTAA